The Cololabis saira isolate AMF1-May2022 chromosome 5, fColSai1.1, whole genome shotgun sequence genome segment AAATTATGTTATTGCATCTATAGCTTTTTTCCTGAGATATGTCTCCAAGCAGTACACAGAAATAGGATCAATGTCTGTATCAAACTTATTGGCAAAGAAATGGTGCTGCTCAATCAACCACTGCAAGTCTCCAGTGCCATAAACACAAATGTTCCTCATATGGTGGCCCTGACACGCTGGGTACACCGCATTCATCGAATCCTGTGAGCCTTCGTGCGAATCCCACTTCACCAGCCGGGCAAATGCATTCATATCCGTCATGTCATGTTTACGGTGGGGCCACCGTGAGCCAGGAACACCAGGAACTCGCTGAATGGTGGCCCAGATATTTTCATCAGGACTGTAAGTGTCCTTGAACCATTCAATGAGTGACTGTATTTTGCCGTCTTCCAACACACTGCGGATGTAGCCTCGGCTAACTACTATGTAGGCACTTCCTGACATAATGGGCAGGTCAAAAGGAGGCGGATCCTTCACCTTCCCCGTATTCTGCAAACATTAAAACAGCAAATGAAAATGATGGTTAAGGTCTCAACTGTTTTTTGTGGGGGTTTTTTGTTATATCAGAATAGTTTTGTACAATATAAGGTGCAGAGGAAATACCTTGATGGTCCCGTTAACTATCTGATGTACATAACTGATCCTCCACTTCTTATCTGAAGGCAAGGCTTCTGACTCCAAACTATTACCACCCCTCAGTCCTTGCAGCATTTTCACCATTTCAAAGTTGGTTTTCAGTGGGAAGTCCTGGCCACAAAGGTTGATGAAGTATTTCCATTCTGTGCTTCTATTGTAAAGATCAGCCATACAGTTGAGGTCAGCTTGGACACGTGGCCAAGCAGCATAAGTTACGCTCACAGCCTTGCTGACTAGGAAGACATTGGGGAAGCAGGAAACAATAGCCTGGACGGCGTTGGACACTGAGGCCTGAGATTTCTTGTCTACATGGACACAATAAATATTTTGAGGTGCATAGATGGCTCGTAGTAGTCTTTCAAAGTTCTGCACCTTAagtgagagagtgagagagagagagagagagagaattgaATTTCAAAAACCTTTTATTACATTCTTGCCACATAACACATGATCACTTTGTCCAGTGTACAATCACAttaacaatacaataaaaaataaatagataaaatcgAGGGTCAGGTCATGCTTTATCCTCCAAGAAATGTGCGAACTGCAATTCATCATTAGCAACCATACACAACACACTATTATAACACCAAATTTCTTCAAAAGATTCAATATTCGATCAGAGTCACACGCTTCatctactcctttatttcacaaactccagattcttactatttatgatatcaatatttttcagatatgcgtttttatttataagctaaattcaagtgaaggtaatattcctggacagttcaagacttactttaaattaaattcagagattcattcttattcaactcgacaatcctcagatcttcatcctcctaaatttctcacttgcagaggtcaattttcggtgagatttaggggctctaaattgtggaatgatttttcccacttggcaaagagctcgtcctctctgaaatattacaaaagacgtttgaaggaccacttgactgctgttttgtaactgttttcccaatgtattgttgtttatgtatccatgttctttttgtttttttgtgtttcactcatagtgacatgtacagtcttatttgctcaggaatcaatataatataagttgtaaaaacaatatcccatgcacactcacacacacttattttttgtctttattctttattatttatatattgcattattagtttgccatcacttttgtgtagttatactttctgttttttgtatgttaatcttgacatgaaattttaatatcttcggtggaggcttcaaataagcccattgggttttttgcctcttcctgcacctatagtgtttatcattgatatttcctgtatattttttttaaaaactgtgcaaaacaataaactaaactaaactaaaactaaactattcaTCATGGCGTTATAAAAGTGAAAATCAATTAACATGCGAGACCTCACAAGTATTGAAAAGACCATTACTATGTCGTCACTAGAAGTTTGCTCAATTTTGTTTCTACGACTAACATAACGACTAACAAAGCACTTCATAACACCTGTTGAAGCATAGATGACATAACTAAAGTTATCCACCTTCACGTTTAGAGTTAGGTCCAAATCATCCTTGTTGTCTTTCAAAATAATGAATACGGATCGCCTGAACGACACTACGTGACTCAGTAGAGGGGATTTGCTTCCAATTGGAATCTTTTGAATTGCGGAAACCAGTTTACCATGCCTTGAAAGAATTTCAACCAAAACCTCATCTTTGATAAAAGGAGGAACATTAGACAAAGTCACTTTCTTTGATGGGGTGAAGAGAGGAAGGACAGTATGAAAAATGCTGTCAACCACCAAACCCCTTTCAACCAGCTCATTAGTCATCTCAACAGTGCACAAAAACATCACAATGGCATTGTTCATGCGGGCCGCTGATGAGTGGTGAGTTTTTCAAAACTCTCCATACCTGAGCGGCTGCGACCAGGCCCGGGAAGCAGACGTCCAGGTAAAGcaagacacaaacacaaaccccAGTGTTGCTAACCCAAACAGAACCAAACCTTAACACTATAAAGGaatgaaaaaagataaaaataaagagaTAGAAAAGATAGCAGAAAGATAGAAAACCACTGTCCCTGGCACAGCTGCCAACAGTCACACTCCGCCCGCTCTCTCCGACATgctcacagagagagagagggagagagcaaaagaaaaacatatagtgaatgcatttaaaaaaaactaaatacataaaaactcCCTCAATGGTTTTCTGTGTCATTGGGCACGTGAGATACAAACTGACAATTGAccttaaactttagccaattaTAGCATATctaaactattttttttattccaatCTTTTGGTTTTAATGGTACTTGCAGCTGTGAGATAATATTTTCTGGTTTCCTCATTTGTGAAACGTATTTTTCAAAAGAGGAAAATCTTGCTAATGTGTTATTACTTTTCTGGGAATAAAAATATATGTTCATTAGtcaaattatttttaatatgaAAAATAGTTAgctaaaatatttaaatgattTTTAATATAAATTCCTCAAACCATGAGAACATTTTTGGCACATTTCCAGCAAAATATGCAATTTTGATTTCATCTATAGCTTCTTGTCAGTTCCACACTGTATTTTTCACAATGGTATGGTTAgatgctttttgtctttttagcgGTATTTTAATAATTTCAAGTGAACACACCAACAGTTTAGAAGATAACCAGAATAATGCTGATTTTATTGATGGCCAAAACTGAAGCAGCAAGCTTTAACATATTGTTACTCTTATTTGCTTATATAATAaggcaatatatatatatatatatatatatatatatatatatatatatatatatatatatatatatatatatatatatatatatataaggcaAGTTCCAAAGTCAGTGGATCTTTCATCTCACCTCACGCAACAGAACAAAATCTTTCATCAGATCTTTTTGCCACCACTTGAAACAATTATAACGGTGTGTCACAAAAATATACTACCGGTGCGTGCTTTCTATATGGTGGTAGTACTCTTTTGTAACCAATATTCAAAATTTTAAATGTGCTTACCTTGTGATGTACAACCATGGAATAAGCTATAGGAAATTCCTCTTCTTCCTTGCTCAATGGGAATGTTatgtattttctgcttaactTGAAGCTCCTGTAAATACACATTTTTAAGCAAACAATATTGATTGTCAATATCTAGCAGTTTGGAGTAACACAAATAGCAAAACTGATGGTTTGAAGTTACACACCTGCAGTCCTGAGTTGCATTTATGTAATACTCATCAGGGATATGAATACTGTTTTTGAAGTCTCTAGTGATGGTGAGTAATTTGGCCTGATCCAGTGCTTCTGGATCTCCCTGAAAAATTGCTGTACAGTTGCACCCTttctctggaccatcatcagctGAGTACTCCAACTCACTGTATCCGAAGATGTACATATGGTTGTCATCCTCATTCAGTTGAATGAGGAGGAAAAGTATACACAGGGACCCCAGTGCAGCAGTGAGCTTCAGTAACTTCTGAGGTCTTCGTGTGTGCCACCTCAtagtaaaaaaaatcctcagataaggtgctttttttaattcaggGAGTTCTGTAGTTTATCAGTTGGTGGTGATTTTCAAAGTTCTTCTCTTTACAAGTCGGCCCAAACAATATTGTTCCTGGAAACAAGATAAAATAAGTGATGTTCATGCTGCAAAACTTCATGCTGTCAGGAAGAAAGAGTTTAAATGTTTCTAACAAATTAAATAGATGGATTCAGAGCTGGCAGTTCTCTCATGGATGTCCATTAAGCAaatacaatacattttttgtagAGCCACATTTGTAACCATGTCTAAAACACTGTGAGAGGTTCTGGTAGCATGCAGACATGATCACAAGTAGACAGCAGCTGAATCAAAGTACTTTTATTTGGTAGCACTTTCCTGTGCAGAACACCACAGAGTTCCCTACACCAAGGCTCCTTTACCATCTCTGCACCTGTGCCGTCACTAAATAGAGGGAGAGAATGATGGTTAATGTGGCCCGGTGGGATCCTTTGTCCCTAATTGACACTGCTCCCAGAGCCACTAACTCACCTCTCCTCTGCAGCTGATCTGAACCACGTGACCCACCGCCACAAACATATTTGAcccaaaaaagaaagacaaagaggGTTGAAGTAAGggttgttctggttctgacttCTTGTGTGCTGACTTATGGcattaagaccccgtccacacgtagccgggtatctgctaaaccgaagatattttcctacgtttggacctgtcatccacatgaaaacgcaaataaacgaatgtttaaaaaaactccgggcaaagtgaagatttttgaaaactctgtttatgtagatgcatGTAGACGGAGacatatggagccaaatcaaggccaaaagttttgctaatttgaaaataaaatttgaacctgaaaattcttttttacagtttcaattttatttttttcagtatcagatctttttttcagtttcaaatctttttatttcagtttcaaatttttttttcaggttcagacttttggccccgatctggcatggggggcgtggcatcaactgagaggggcgtggcatcatgagtgacagcataacagagaaggcgggggacgttcctcagtcatgttgccttcaggaaacgtaggttgcagaagttatcagtagaagtatgattcaacattgtatatacaccatattcacgtgattggcagtggaaaaaactgatattagtgacacatttctgtttaaaaagctgttttagaccgtacttggcaccaatcgcagtataaaagcaataaactatgccagactgtacagttcaacagccacactttaaagtttgacatttcccacttccacatactaccaagtacggtctaaaactaTCTGAAAAGAAAAGTACCGCAACCAAAATCCCACAATCCAAAATTTAAGAATAAATCTGTATGAGACAGActcattgattattattatgggcatgccaacaTAATGGCATGCCCATATTGCGACTGTCACCGTTTTGGAGAACAGCCTTTAGCATAAAAATGGGAAAACAGCCCCTTGCCTCGGAGTCTCCCTGAAAAAAAAttgcgaaaaaaaaaaacgccccaaaaaattagaaaaaactatTTTTACCATGCAAACAATCAAAGTGGCACGAAGGGGCCATTTTGCTAGCATTATGTTAACAAGCTAACGTTGCAAAAATCCCGCTGCGCAGCACCAGGTGTACGGCATGAAAAAAATCCCCAAGAAATAAAACATGCccgaaaaaacgaggaaaaacatgaaaatgaaggcgatgtattagtatccagaaaagtttcccttttcttctcccgctttttatgagcatgccaagtagtggcatgaccatatccaaaatggcccaaagggcaatgttgctagcattttgttAACAAGCTAAAAtggcaaaagtcccactgcacaCCAGCGGATGCACAGCATGAAGGCAatatagtatacagaaaaggtttcccttttcttattcagCTTCTTCTTATTCTGCATGCTTTTTTTGTCCATTAATGCGGACCGAACAGCAATGTGCACCcgtgcatggcatacatcgttagatgcgtctccatcatgccttgatgggcattacttttctcagtcaaaagtgttaccgtggcgacgtgggatgccaaaaaaaaaaaaaaaaaaggcgaaaactGTGGCGCTTACTACTCGGACGAactttatcatagagacattgttcaaattttcactcggcctgattggcactaaaggaccgtacaacctcattatgccaattattccCCTTTTTGCTATAATTAactttcagttaaaaaaaaaattccatttgactttggacgcttgttgctacacaagaggttatcgtagagacatcgtacgaatgttccctgactcggcacgctgtggaattcaacatattcagatttcatgaagctgaaaatccatgccaagcctgaaccggaatgtgcacccacacatagcatacatgtggatccatcgtgcctcgaaggGCAATACTTTTCTCAGCCAAAAGCGCTGAAGTGCGCGTGAGTGCTTCCTCATACAATctaaaaccatacactcaacaacacaggataagataaagtgacaacagtgctttggctaaaagaacaaagaacaagaaggacggccccaagataagaatcaagataagttaaaacatcagtagataaaaacactaaaatattcaaACCAAGCCAAAGGATAAAACATGTGCCTTttgataaaaacaagataaaggaaacaatacaaaacataaatacaaggtTATGTTGCAGTTCCCTAACTTATTAAGAgcactgatggctgctggtacaaagcGTTTGGTTTTGCAAGCAGGAACCATGAACCTCTGACCTGAtgggagcagctgaaactcacctttaAGAGGGTGGgaattgtcttttaaaatagagccagctatcctctgtaactgtttagaatacAGGGATTCTGGATGAAGCTGAGACTCACCAATCAGCTTGCTCGACCATTTCACAATTTGGTTtaaacaatttttgtttttaagggacacatttccaaaccatgaagcaagacagaaagataaaacTGATTCTATAAAAGCACAATAAAACAAGATCAGCATGGTCCTGGAAATGTTAAAAGTAGACAGTTTTCTCAGACAAAACAGGCGCTGGCGTCCCTTTTTATACACAGCTCGACAGTTTGCCTCAAAGTTCAGTTTGTCGTCGATGACAGTTCCCAGATATTTATATGTGCTGACACACTCCACTGTCTGACCCTTTAAAACTGTAACCTCAGTTACAGTCAATGATCATGTCTTTTGTTTTAGAAATATTCATTTCAAGAAAAGACCTACTCCAGTCAAGGAAATCATTGACAACTGGGCCGCGGCTCGTCTCATTGTTTTTCAGCAGGCTGACAATAACCGTATCGTCAGCATACTTTAAAATGGTTCTTGTTACGGTTTGGTTTtctaaggacccaagtgcaggagagagagggaggccagaggcaggagttctcaaaaacaaaaggttttaatccacaaaaggcaaaaacaaggcgctgcagagcaggatcaaaaacacaaaactaacaGGGAACAAAGaccaggagcacatggagggaacaaacagtacggaccgacaggcaacaaaggaatgacaagaccagatatacacaggggataacgagacacaggtgcagacacaatcagggcaaaggggaaacaggagggacagaactgaaactcaaactggggggaagtgtcaaaccctgacagttctAACCTCTCTGCTGCTACGGCACATATCTGTATAGAGGATGAACAAGAGAGGGGAGAGCACACATCCTtgtggggagccagtggaggatGTAACCTGCTCTGAAACAGTTCCATTCACTCTCACTTTCTGTGTCCTGTCGGTTAAAAAGTTCAGAATCCAGCCCACAAGATTGTTGCTTATGTTAAAATGTTCTAAAAGCCTCAAAGCTAAAACATGGGGTTGAATTGAAAGCTGAAAGTTGGTTTGAAAGCAgatgaaaaatcaataaataaaagtcttgcaagTGTTCCTTTCCCCTCCAGATGTTTAAAATGCTAATTTCATAAAGTGACTGTGGCATCTTCTACCCATCTGTTGGACCTATAAGCAAATTGCATTGGATCAAGGTCATGCTCAGTTGTCTTCAGAATGTCTGATCTTACAAGTTTTTCAAAAGATTTCATTACAATCGATGTCAGTGCGATTGGTCTGAAGTCATTGAGGGTTTTGGGAGAACTGATTTTTGGGGCAGGGATAACCACAGCATCCTTCCAGACTACTGGCACGTGCTGCATCTTTAGAGACTGATTAAAAATATACTGAAAAATAGAGCTCAGCTCTACTGCACAAGATTTCAGCAAGCGGCCACAGATGTtatctatggaggattttttgtgccaaaattaaataaataaatacatcattaattaattaaaatgggaatgaaatatataattaatcaattaaatgtgtcattaattaattaaaattagaattaaatatatatatatatatatatatatatatatatatatatatatatatatatataataaaatataaatataaatataattaattaattaaaatacaattcattgtaactaaaaaaatatatgtattatttcagcatttaattaattaatgacacatttaattaatgactttgtgttgcgtgtgaatcatgaaatgtaaaactgcatttaattaattaatgacatatttaattaatgatttcgtgttgctgaatcatgaaatgtaaaactgtcagtttcactcgtcaaactcagtgggcggggctaacgcgaATCCAGTGGAATCCAAtgctttggtctgaaactggaggtagaagaggagcctttctaaacatgacagctgtgagttgcgtgttgtagagagttgcgtgatgcagcagcaggtatctgctgtgacggagccgctggagccggaggagttctgctcagagcttcttcaattaaattcgctgcttctctcagcagctctGGGCAGGATTTTCACATTTTGTACACCTTGCTGTACCAACATTTGTGGTTAGAGGGCCGAGTCTTCAGTGGTTGCCAATAAaattttggagtagagtaaaaattttggagtagagtaaaaattttggagtagagtaaaaattttggagtagagtaaaaattttggagtagagtaaaAATTTTGGAATAGAGTAAAaattttggagtagagtaaaAATTTTGGAGTAGAGTATCCAAACCAACGTAGAGGTGAATAACACCACCTAGTTTATCGTAATGTGTTCAcaagccctgcaacaatccattatgtggattcgatttgccttgacttgatgtgcggggaaccaatgaggtgtttggaatccgcccactgagtttgacgagtgaaactgatgttttacatttacatttcatgattcagcaacacaaaatcattaattaaatgtgtcattaattaatttaatgcaGTTTAACATTTCATGACTCACacacaacacaaaatcattaattaaatgctgaaataataaatatattttttacttaaaatgaattgtattttaattaattaatggcatatttaattctaattttaattaattaatgatatattttcatttccattttaatgtattaataatgtatttatttatttagttttggcacaaaaaatcctccatagttaTCAGGACCATGGCTTTTATTTGGTTTaaggcagtggttcccaaactggggggcgaggttggaaggtagattaataaaaaaaaataaataaaaaaaaaagatttctttttttttaaagatttttttatttctttgcctTCAATACATATGTGCAGTGAGCGAGAGACATGAAATAgggggaagagagaaggggaatgacatgaagtaatggtctggccagcgggaatctaaccggggacctgctgcttcaggaatCTAACCATGACATGCTGCTTCAAGTCCCACAACTACCCGGTGCTACTGGAAGGTAGATGCATGTGGTAATCTCTCACCTGCAACCGGTTTGAGAGGATCTGTAACATGAACAAGCCCAACCCACTCACTGAAAAGGGGGGGGattaaaactgacatttttgcagagcaattgttgaaatttggattatttgtttagctgttgctgctgtttttttccctcagggagctggttatttttggaaaaaaatatgttgaaagtaatgcatactgtattgtacagtaaaaaggaaaaaaaaataaatgtgccCTCACATGAAACAAGCCcactcacatcactgaaaatatgtggggattaaaggtgtaatctttgtagagcaaatgttcatGATTTTGTGAACGTCAGGATCCCACAGTCTTTAAAATCTTTCAGAAAGTGGACATTTCACTGAAGTTCATCCATTTTATTCCGGAGtgtagagaaaatccttttGGGACGTCCACAATAAATCTAAGTTTTTCCTACCCCACATGGTCTAAGTTTTTACTTCATCCATGGACTTGAAGAAAACACTGGAGTCAAAGTTTCAGCTGGTGTTCCGTTCAAATACTACGAAGGTCTTTATTGCAAAATTACAATCAGTACCAACACAGGAGAGCCGGCTTGGGTCCCGGTGCCGACCCTGAAAACTTGTAGATTTCCACTTTTCTTATATACTGTCAAGGGGCCTGGGGGCCACACCCCTCAATCCCTTGATATCCACACATTACGTTCCTCATGTCAACTCCACTGAGGAACAGCAATCAATCATTCAGCCTTTTTAAACCATTATCCACCCTGCCCTGCGTCTTTTTATCAACAACAGGTGCTGTCTCCCAAGTCTTGTGTCTTCACTCAAAACCTGGAGACTGTTTGAGCACTCAAAGGGGAGGATTCCCCTAGAGACAATTAAATTTGCTCAAACAAGGGCTGTCTCTAgacacctggggcctgtactacgaagcgggatttggggttagcgaggtaacttcaggtttaaccctgggttttcaggactacgacggtggttcacttcttagcggggcacatcgccatggtaacttatgctgaacagctaacctgctccggagcaggttatgttcgagatacagatcgccgggtataaaagcaccgcccactgaccaatcagctctcttggaaaatggcatgccctttcgaagagaatccagtggagctcggtgcgcggatcgtgagaggatccctccgaagagaacgcgtattcagggaccctcctgtcttcttctcgtcatttttttttctgtttgctgcaagtaatgtcaatgctatttcattgtgcttttgtatactgatatcatcctaaaacagagagtgatagaaacactaaagccttgtacttgttgtacttctaagatatgaaagtgagcctacttaccgctttgaattatgtttttatatttatttcttatttgctcccatgtgcgtttcactccgctggggttgcagcgGAAGGgatgaggctacaattgtcatacacgccatacgaatacatctaagcaacacatgcatttaacagaatagacaactgtaattatagtcagatctacttatgccctaatgatggggcagtgatgtttatatccctatgaacttacgcatttatacagtcagcgatcttttgccagctgtctttcctgcattttgcagctgcaactgtgttgctttttgcctgt includes the following:
- the LOC133443735 gene encoding beta-1,3-galactosyl-O-glycosyl-glycoprotein beta-1,6-N-acetylglucosaminyltransferase-like — translated: MRWHTRRPQKLLKLTAALGSLCILFLLIQLNEDDNHMYIFGYSELEYSADDGPEKGCNCTAIFQGDPEALDQAKLLTITRDFKNSIHIPDEYYINATQDCRSFKLSRKYITFPLSKEEEEFPIAYSMVVHHKVQNFERLLRAIYAPQNIYCVHVDKKSQASVSNAVQAIVSCFPNVFLVSKAVSVTYAAWPRVQADLNCMADLYNRSTEWKYFINLCGQDFPLKTNFEMVKMLQGLRGGNSLESEALPSDKKWRISYVHQIVNGTIKNTGKVKDPPPFDLPIMSGSAYIVVSRGYIRSVLEDGKIQSLIEWFKDTYSPDENIWATIQRVPGVPGSRWPHRKHDMTDMNAFARLVKWDSHEGSQDSMNAVYPACQGHHMRNICVYGTGDLQWLIEQHHFFANKFDTDIDPISVYCLETYLRKKAIDAIT